Proteins co-encoded in one Ensifer sp. PDNC004 genomic window:
- a CDS encoding DUF4142 domain-containing protein, translated as MYARLTSALAVACLISGATLAAGTKVTDPQIAHIAYTAGVIDIEAAKQALKISTDKEVISFANDMLRDHEAVNKQALDLVKKLKVTPEDNDTSRALTKAAKHERERLAKLSGADFDKAYVANEVAYHKQVNGALETLLIPSAKNAELKDLLETGLKLFQGHQQHAEHVAEMMK; from the coding sequence ATGTACGCCCGCCTCACCTCAGCCCTCGCCGTCGCCTGCCTCATCAGTGGCGCGACCCTTGCAGCCGGGACGAAGGTCACCGACCCCCAGATCGCCCATATCGCCTATACCGCAGGCGTCATCGATATCGAGGCCGCCAAGCAGGCCCTGAAAATCTCCACGGACAAGGAAGTCATCAGCTTCGCCAACGACATGCTGCGCGACCATGAGGCCGTCAACAAGCAGGCCCTCGATCTCGTCAAGAAACTCAAGGTGACGCCCGAGGACAACGATACCAGCCGCGCGCTGACGAAAGCGGCGAAGCACGAGCGTGAAAGGCTGGCGAAGCTGAGCGGCGCCGACTTCGACAAGGCCTATGTCGCCAACGAGGTTGCCTACCACAAGCAGGTCAACGGCGCGCTTGAAACCCTGCTCATTCCCTCCGCGAAGAATGCCGAGCTCAAGGACCTGCTGGAGACCGGCCTCAAGCTGTTCCAGGGCCACCAGCAACATGCCGAGCATGTCGCCGAGATGATGAAGTAG
- a CDS encoding carbamoyltransferase encodes MRILGISAFYHDSAAALVEDGRIVAAAQEERFTRRKHDPDFPARAIEYCLSEAGCTMNDIDHVVFYEKPFLKFERLVETYLATVPHGFSSFRVAMPVWIKEKLFQKKMLRKDLGKLVGKKEWEGSLLFTEHHQSHAASAFFPSPFASAAVLTMDGVGEWCTTSLAHGHDNRLDFLKELHFPHSLGLLYSAFTYYTGFKVNSGEYKVMGLAPYGRPRFAQTILDNLIDLKDDGSFRLDQHYFGYCTGLRMTSPAFNDLFGGEPRKPESPLTQREMDLAASVQVVTEEAVMRLARYARRQTGEKNLCLAGGVALNCVANGKLLKAGIFDDIWIQPAAGDAGGALGAALSVWHEYLGSTRVVKDGDAMSGGYLGPAFAQGEVEQRLANAGANFEVLSDEEITSSTVSALTEEKAVGWMQGRMEFGPRALGGRSILGDARSPTMQKMLNLKVKYRESFRPFAPSIRREDVSDWFDIDTDSPYMLLVGDVLESRRLHANHPQENLFGIDLLNVPRSEIPAVTHVDYSARIQTVHRETNPRYWELLTRFKARTGCPVLVNTSFNVRGEPIVCNPEDAYRCFMGTEIERLVVGNCMLKKEDQPAHLKQDYKENFELD; translated from the coding sequence GTGCGTATCCTCGGTATCTCGGCCTTTTACCACGATAGCGCGGCCGCGCTCGTCGAAGACGGGCGCATCGTAGCCGCCGCACAGGAAGAGCGCTTCACGCGCCGGAAACACGACCCCGACTTTCCGGCGCGGGCAATAGAGTACTGCTTGTCGGAAGCAGGCTGCACCATGAACGACATCGACCATGTCGTCTTCTACGAAAAGCCGTTCCTGAAGTTCGAGCGGCTTGTCGAGACCTATCTTGCGACTGTGCCGCACGGCTTCAGTTCGTTTCGCGTGGCGATGCCGGTCTGGATCAAGGAAAAGCTCTTCCAGAAGAAGATGCTGCGCAAGGATCTCGGCAAGCTTGTCGGCAAGAAGGAATGGGAAGGCTCGCTGCTCTTCACCGAGCACCACCAGTCCCATGCGGCGAGCGCCTTCTTTCCTTCGCCCTTCGCCTCCGCTGCAGTCCTCACCATGGACGGCGTCGGCGAGTGGTGCACCACGTCGCTTGCCCACGGCCATGACAATCGCCTCGACTTCCTGAAGGAGCTGCATTTCCCGCACTCCCTCGGCCTGCTCTATTCGGCCTTCACCTACTATACGGGCTTCAAGGTCAATTCGGGCGAGTACAAGGTGATGGGGCTTGCGCCGTATGGGCGGCCGCGTTTCGCGCAGACGATCCTCGACAACCTGATCGATCTCAAGGACGACGGCTCCTTCCGTCTGGATCAGCACTATTTCGGCTATTGCACGGGCCTGAGGATGACCTCGCCGGCCTTTAACGACCTCTTCGGAGGCGAACCCCGCAAGCCGGAATCGCCGCTGACCCAGCGTGAGATGGACCTGGCGGCTTCCGTTCAGGTCGTCACCGAAGAGGCGGTCATGCGGCTCGCCCGCTATGCCCGGCGCCAGACAGGCGAAAAGAACCTCTGCCTTGCCGGCGGCGTCGCGCTCAACTGCGTGGCGAACGGCAAGTTGCTGAAGGCGGGGATATTCGACGACATCTGGATCCAGCCTGCCGCCGGTGATGCGGGCGGCGCGCTCGGGGCGGCTCTCTCCGTCTGGCACGAATATCTCGGAAGCACGCGCGTCGTGAAGGACGGCGATGCCATGTCGGGCGGCTATCTCGGGCCAGCCTTCGCGCAAGGCGAAGTCGAGCAGCGGCTTGCCAATGCCGGGGCGAACTTCGAGGTCCTTTCGGACGAGGAGATCACCTCCTCCACCGTCTCGGCCCTGACCGAGGAAAAGGCGGTCGGCTGGATGCAGGGGCGGATGGAATTCGGCCCGCGCGCGCTCGGCGGTCGGTCGATCCTCGGCGACGCCCGTTCGCCGACGATGCAGAAGATGCTCAATCTCAAGGTCAAGTACCGCGAGAGCTTCCGCCCCTTCGCTCCATCGATCCGGCGCGAAGACGTGTCGGACTGGTTCGATATCGACACGGACAGCCCCTACATGCTCCTTGTCGGCGACGTCCTGGAAAGCCGCCGCCTGCACGCCAATCATCCGCAGGAAAACCTGTTCGGCATCGATCTGCTCAACGTGCCGCGCTCGGAAATACCGGCGGTGACCCATGTCGATTACTCCGCCCGTATCCAGACGGTACACCGCGAGACCAACCCCCGTTACTGGGAGCTGTTGACCCGCTTCAAGGCGCGCACCGGCTGCCCGGTGCTCGTCAACACCAGCTTCAACGTGCGTGGCGAACCGATCGTCTGCAATCCGGAAGACGCCTATCGCTGCTTCATGGGAACGGAGATCGAACGCCTCGTCGTCGGCAATTGCATGCTGAAGAAAGAGGACCAGCCGGCGCACCTGAAGCAGGACTACAAAGAGAACTTCGAGCTCGACTAG
- a CDS encoding amidohydrolase yields MTLAAVTRALGATSALAILIGTAQPVWAAPDLIVLNGDVRTVDQGKPKAQAFAIENGKFTAIGSNDEIKALADAETKMIDAGGKTVTPGFIDGHTHLTSGMDMVTGVDLSYIPDKKTWLEKIKEADQRLPKGVWLMGGGWDYTLGEGKLPTKEDLDAVVPDRVVVLRDIDFHSVWVNSKALEVGGVTAKSEVEEGGQVLLNDKGEPSGILLEKAGDLVEKHRPVATDTERRAALLETMKFANSLGITGVNDMSDLAAVHDYAAILSEKKMPLRVWYGFFEGDPKKIAAAVKDRNEVDKVAADSGEQEVKGPMLKLGYTKSVIDGVLSTRTAYMHEDYSDQHGWKGKPFETKEQLAAAIKASNENGFPTAVHAIGDGGVSLVLDAFAEASVPRPQPNRIEHIEVVETKDIQRFKDLGVVASMQPNHATGTIGKYITERIGTDREPRAYVWHSMLDAGVPLVFGSDWPTSPLSPLTQINDAVFRESPFGLGDGPWHPEQAVTFDQALHGLTQAGADMTPWGAQIGSISVGKWADFVVIDGTLADPLDRSIRERKVEATYLAGNEVYRRP; encoded by the coding sequence ATGACATTGGCAGCAGTAACCCGTGCCTTGGGTGCAACGTCCGCACTGGCGATCCTGATCGGCACGGCGCAGCCGGTTTGGGCCGCACCCGATCTGATCGTGCTCAACGGCGACGTGCGCACGGTCGACCAGGGCAAGCCGAAGGCACAGGCCTTCGCGATCGAGAACGGCAAGTTCACCGCAATCGGCAGCAATGACGAAATCAAGGCGCTGGCCGATGCCGAGACCAAGATGATCGACGCCGGCGGCAAGACCGTGACCCCGGGTTTCATCGACGGCCATACCCATCTCACGTCCGGGATGGACATGGTGACCGGCGTCGACCTCTCCTACATCCCGGACAAGAAGACCTGGCTCGAAAAGATCAAGGAAGCCGATCAGCGCTTGCCGAAGGGCGTCTGGCTGATGGGCGGTGGCTGGGACTATACGCTCGGCGAGGGCAAGCTGCCGACGAAGGAAGACCTCGACGCCGTGGTGCCGGACCGGGTGGTGGTCCTGCGCGATATCGATTTCCATTCCGTCTGGGTCAATTCCAAGGCGCTGGAAGTGGGCGGCGTTACCGCGAAGTCGGAAGTTGAAGAGGGCGGGCAGGTGCTCTTGAACGACAAGGGCGAGCCGAGCGGCATCCTGCTCGAAAAGGCCGGAGATCTCGTCGAAAAGCATCGTCCGGTGGCGACCGACACGGAACGGCGGGCAGCGCTGCTTGAGACGATGAAGTTTGCCAACAGCCTCGGGATCACCGGCGTCAACGACATGTCGGATCTCGCCGCCGTGCACGACTATGCCGCGATCCTCTCTGAAAAGAAGATGCCGCTTCGCGTCTGGTACGGCTTCTTCGAGGGAGATCCGAAGAAGATTGCCGCAGCGGTCAAGGACCGCAACGAGGTCGACAAGGTTGCCGCCGATTCCGGCGAGCAGGAGGTGAAGGGGCCGATGCTGAAGCTCGGCTACACCAAGTCGGTGATCGACGGGGTGCTCTCGACCCGCACCGCCTATATGCACGAGGACTATTCCGACCAGCACGGCTGGAAGGGCAAGCCTTTCGAGACCAAGGAGCAGCTGGCGGCGGCAATCAAGGCCTCGAACGAAAACGGCTTCCCGACCGCGGTGCACGCGATCGGCGACGGCGGCGTCAGCCTCGTTCTCGACGCCTTTGCCGAAGCCTCGGTGCCGCGGCCGCAGCCGAACCGTATCGAGCATATCGAGGTGGTCGAGACTAAGGACATCCAGCGCTTCAAGGATCTCGGCGTCGTCGCCTCGATGCAGCCGAACCATGCGACCGGCACGATCGGCAAGTACATCACCGAACGCATCGGTACCGATCGCGAGCCGCGGGCCTATGTCTGGCATTCGATGCTCGATGCCGGCGTGCCGCTGGTGTTCGGTTCGGATTGGCCGACATCGCCGCTGAGCCCGCTCACCCAGATCAACGACGCCGTCTTCCGCGAAAGCCCATTTGGTTTGGGTGACGGTCCCTGGCATCCCGAGCAGGCCGTCACCTTCGACCAGGCCCTGCACGGTCTCACCCAGGCCGGTGCCGACATGACGCCCTGGGGGGCTCAGATCGGCTCGATCAGCGTCGGCAAGTGGGCGGATTTCGTCGTGATCGACGGCACCCTCGCAGATCCGCTCGACCGTTCCATCCGCGAACGCAAGGTGGAGGCGACCTATCTCGCCGGAAACGAGGTCTATCGCCGGCCCTGA
- a CDS encoding LysR family transcriptional regulator has translation MALDSLDVRLLRIFVTIVEAGGFAAAQGELNLSLSTISNHISALESRLGLILCQRGRSGFRLTEEGRAVYEEAKRLFGTIDQFDTRMKGLQHRLNGTLSVGLIDNTLSDPASRLTRVFARMTDEAPEVALSIVTRPPHELLRDVITGELHIAIASFPRTTLGLEYVDLYEETQRFYCGAEHPLFSRDDSTIEIDDIRSHNLIGRSYWNARDLKIFSIANPRATVSDMEAEARLILSGRYLGYLPDHFANRYVSEGLLRPIRPDLFSYRAPFQAAFDKARAKSGLVPFFVKLLTSEFGVAPSGRSASRLRAGR, from the coding sequence ATGGCATTGGACTCGTTGGATGTGCGGCTGCTGCGGATCTTCGTGACGATCGTGGAGGCGGGTGGTTTTGCCGCCGCCCAAGGAGAGCTCAACCTGTCGCTCTCGACGATCTCCAATCATATCTCGGCGTTGGAAAGCCGCCTCGGCCTGATTCTCTGTCAGCGCGGCCGGTCTGGCTTCCGGCTCACTGAGGAAGGGCGTGCCGTCTACGAGGAGGCCAAGCGCCTGTTCGGCACGATCGACCAGTTCGATACCCGCATGAAGGGCCTGCAGCACCGGCTGAACGGCACGCTTTCCGTCGGCCTCATCGACAACACCCTGTCGGACCCGGCCTCCCGCCTGACCCGCGTCTTTGCCCGGATGACGGACGAGGCGCCGGAGGTGGCGCTTTCGATCGTCACCCGGCCGCCGCATGAGTTGCTGCGCGACGTGATAACGGGCGAGCTTCACATCGCTATCGCCAGCTTCCCGCGCACGACGCTGGGGCTCGAATATGTCGATCTCTACGAGGAGACGCAGCGCTTCTATTGCGGGGCCGAACATCCGCTGTTTTCCCGCGACGACAGCACGATCGAAATCGACGACATCCGGTCCCACAATCTGATCGGCCGCTCCTATTGGAATGCCCGCGACCTCAAGATCTTCTCGATCGCCAACCCGCGCGCGACGGTCAGCGACATGGAGGCGGAGGCGCGGCTGATCCTCTCCGGGCGCTATCTCGGCTATCTGCCCGATCACTTTGCCAACCGCTATGTCAGCGAAGGGCTGCTGCGGCCGATCCGTCCGGATCTCTTCAGCTACAGGGCGCCGTTCCAGGCGGCCTTCGACAAGGCGCGCGCGAAGTCGGGGCTGGTGCCGTTTTTCGTCAAGCTGCTGACGAGCGAGTTCGGCGTCGCGCCCTCCGGCCGGAGCGCTTCGCGCTTACGCGCCGGACGGTAG
- a CDS encoding RNA polymerase sigma factor — translation MNDALLTRRTTADADHLTDEALVERALATDPEAFRIIMTRHNQRLFRIARAVVRNDSIAEDVVQEAYLRAFEHLETFRGDASLATWLHRVVLNEALGRLRRSATRREVPLATDSAGAEIVPFPNAANADDPERSLAQRQILRLVEEAADALPEAFRQVFTARVIEAMSVEETAALLGINPKTVRSRLHRARQLLRQQIHRQVGPVLLNAFPFAGRRCARLTEAVMNRLGLSG, via the coding sequence ATGAACGATGCACTGCTGACAAGACGCACCACGGCGGACGCGGACCATTTGACGGACGAGGCGCTCGTCGAGCGCGCGCTTGCGACCGACCCGGAAGCCTTCCGGATCATCATGACGAGGCACAACCAGCGGCTTTTTCGCATCGCCCGCGCCGTCGTGCGCAACGACAGCATCGCCGAGGATGTGGTGCAGGAAGCCTATCTGCGCGCCTTCGAACACCTCGAAACCTTTCGCGGCGACGCCAGCCTCGCCACGTGGCTGCATCGCGTCGTGCTGAATGAGGCGCTCGGACGCCTGCGCCGGTCGGCGACGCGACGGGAGGTTCCGCTCGCGACGGACAGTGCAGGCGCCGAGATCGTACCCTTTCCCAATGCTGCGAATGCCGACGATCCGGAACGCAGCCTTGCGCAGCGGCAGATCCTGCGGCTGGTGGAAGAGGCGGCCGACGCCCTGCCGGAAGCCTTCCGCCAAGTGTTCACTGCCCGGGTGATCGAAGCGATGAGCGTCGAAGAGACCGCAGCCCTGCTCGGCATCAACCCGAAGACGGTCAGAAGCCGCCTGCACCGGGCCCGCCAGCTTCTGCGCCAGCAGATCCATCGCCAGGTCGGCCCCGTACTTTTGAATGCCTTCCCCTTTGCCGGGCGCCGTTGCGCCCGTTTGACGGAGGCAGTCATGAACCGGCTCGGGCTTTCAGGCTGA
- a CDS encoding ABC transporter ATP-binding protein, with product MSVAQNLRRGEVTIRHLSKTYRLNGAPLPVLRDINLHIRSGETLAIVGASGSGKTTLLRVLAGLEDPDAGEVLIDGKLTRGVGTDRAVIFQEPRLLPWLTVLDNVGFGLETRGLSRGQARERARRYVQLVGLQQFEGAYPRQLSGGMAQRVGIARALAVQPEILLLDEPLGALDAMTKISMQQELARIWRDEDVTTVLVTHDLEEAIYLADRILILPREKGGEPRLIEIDLPRPRDRSASAFVRQREELLGIFGLH from the coding sequence ATGAGTGTTGCCCAGAACCTTCGCCGGGGAGAGGTGACGATCCGTCACCTCTCCAAGACCTACCGCCTGAACGGCGCGCCTCTGCCCGTGCTTCGGGATATCAACCTTCATATCCGCTCCGGCGAGACGCTTGCCATCGTCGGCGCCAGCGGCTCGGGCAAGACGACCCTGCTTCGGGTGCTGGCGGGTCTCGAGGATCCGGATGCCGGCGAGGTGCTGATCGACGGCAAGCTGACCAGAGGCGTCGGTACCGACCGTGCGGTGATCTTCCAGGAGCCGCGGCTTTTGCCGTGGCTGACCGTGCTCGACAATGTCGGCTTCGGGTTGGAGACGCGTGGGCTTTCCCGTGGGCAGGCGCGGGAGCGGGCGCGGCGCTACGTCCAGCTGGTCGGCCTGCAACAGTTTGAAGGCGCCTATCCGCGACAATTGTCGGGCGGCATGGCGCAGCGGGTCGGCATTGCCCGGGCGCTCGCCGTCCAGCCGGAAATCCTGCTGCTCGACGAGCCGCTGGGCGCGCTCGACGCCATGACCAAGATCAGCATGCAGCAGGAGCTCGCACGCATCTGGCGCGACGAGGACGTGACGACCGTGCTCGTCACCCACGATCTCGAGGAGGCGATCTATCTCGCCGACCGCATCCTCATCCTGCCGCGCGAAAAGGGCGGCGAACCGCGGCTGATCGAGATCGACCTGCCGCGGCCGCGCGACCGCAGCGCCAGCGCCTTCGTGCGCCAGCGCGAGGAACTGCTCGGCATCTTCGGACTGCATTGA
- a CDS encoding ABC transporter permease, with the protein MSYETINPSLAAGFATARREASTKSSTAPAAHSRPNSVPRWRRLLGAIVARYGLVLAFLAFWQVASTVGWVNAAVFPPLDVILAALWDGIAGGALLDDIAISLQRSGIAFAAAVAVGIPLGLFMGQVRLVEQALDPILQLFRQTSALALYPVFILLLGLGETSKVFVIFWATLFPILLSTIGGVKEVDRKLIEMARTYGAGSLAVFRRVVLPASVPAIFVGLRLSATTALLLLIAAEMIGANKGIGFQVMNAQYNFQIPLMFASILLLALLGLAANALLVLIQRNLCRWSAPSV; encoded by the coding sequence ATGTCCTATGAAACTATCAACCCTTCGCTTGCGGCAGGCTTTGCGACCGCGCGCCGTGAAGCTTCCACCAAAAGTTCCACGGCGCCCGCCGCGCATTCCCGGCCGAACAGCGTGCCGCGCTGGCGCCGCCTGCTCGGCGCGATCGTCGCCCGCTACGGTCTCGTGCTTGCGTTTCTGGCCTTCTGGCAGGTTGCAAGCACCGTCGGCTGGGTCAACGCGGCGGTCTTTCCGCCGCTCGACGTGATCCTGGCTGCCCTTTGGGACGGCATCGCCGGCGGCGCGCTGCTCGACGATATCGCCATCAGCCTGCAGCGGTCGGGCATTGCCTTTGCCGCTGCCGTCGCCGTCGGTATACCGCTCGGACTGTTCATGGGCCAGGTCCGGCTCGTCGAGCAGGCGCTCGACCCCATCCTGCAGCTTTTCCGCCAGACCTCGGCCCTGGCGCTCTATCCGGTCTTCATCCTGCTGCTCGGCCTCGGCGAGACCTCCAAGGTCTTCGTGATCTTCTGGGCGACGCTGTTTCCGATCCTGTTATCGACGATCGGCGGGGTCAAGGAGGTCGACAGGAAGCTGATCGAGATGGCCCGCACCTACGGCGCCGGCTCGCTCGCGGTCTTCCGCCGCGTGGTTCTGCCGGCCTCGGTGCCTGCGATCTTCGTCGGCCTCAGGCTCTCGGCGACGACCGCGCTTCTGCTTCTGATCGCCGCCGAAATGATCGGAGCGAACAAGGGCATCGGCTTCCAGGTGATGAACGCCCAGTACAACTTCCAGATCCCGCTGATGTTTGCGTCGATCCTGCTGCTTGCCCTGCTCGGTCTCGCCGCCAACGCGCTGCTTGTTCTCATCCAGCGCAATCTCTGCCGCTGGTCTGCGCCGAGCGTCTGA
- a CDS encoding cupredoxin family copper-binding protein, which produces MIRKRSLGALCGLALMLIAPSAQAETIRVTIDKLVFSPAEVSAAVGDVIEWDNRDVMAHTATVKGDFDVVIPPKKTATLTVTKAGTFDYICRFHPNMKARLQVR; this is translated from the coding sequence ATGATCCGAAAGCGAAGCCTTGGCGCGCTGTGCGGCCTGGCCCTCATGCTGATTGCGCCGTCGGCACAAGCGGAGACCATCCGTGTCACCATCGATAAGCTCGTCTTTTCACCCGCCGAAGTCAGCGCCGCCGTCGGCGACGTGATCGAGTGGGACAACAGGGACGTCATGGCGCACACGGCAACGGTCAAGGGTGATTTCGACGTGGTGATACCCCCGAAAAAGACCGCGACGCTCACCGTCACCAAAGCCGGAACCTTCGACTATATCTGCCGCTTTCACCCGAACATGAAAGCGCGCCTGCAGGTGCGATGA
- a CDS encoding LLM class flavin-dependent oxidoreductase: MKKIGFLSFGHWTPSPQSQTRSAGDALLQSIDLAVAAEELGADGAYFRVHHFARQLASPFPLLAAVGAKTSRIEIGTAVIDMRYENPLYMAEDAGAADLIAGGRLQLGISRGSPEQVIDGWRHFGYQPGESETESDMARRHAEVLLDVLRGESFAEPNPRPMFPNPPGLLRLEPHSDGLRERIWWGASSNATAVWAAKLGMNLQSSTLKDDETGLPFHVQQADQIRAYREAWKAAGHTREPRVSVSRSIFALVDDRDRMYFGGGNKQEDQIGFIDDKTRAIFGRSYAAAPDVLVEQLAKDEAIAEADTLLLTVPNQLGVEYNAHVIEAILKHVSPALGWR; the protein is encoded by the coding sequence ATGAAGAAGATCGGTTTTCTTTCCTTCGGACACTGGACGCCCTCGCCGCAGTCGCAGACGCGATCGGCGGGCGACGCCCTGCTGCAGTCGATCGATCTCGCCGTTGCGGCCGAAGAACTCGGCGCAGACGGCGCCTATTTCCGCGTTCATCACTTCGCCCGCCAGCTCGCCTCGCCGTTTCCGCTTCTGGCGGCGGTCGGTGCAAAGACGAGCCGGATCGAGATCGGCACGGCCGTCATCGACATGCGCTACGAGAACCCGCTCTACATGGCCGAGGATGCGGGTGCGGCCGATCTCATTGCCGGTGGACGACTGCAGCTCGGGATCAGCCGCGGCTCGCCGGAGCAGGTGATCGATGGCTGGCGCCACTTCGGCTACCAGCCAGGCGAAAGCGAGACTGAGAGCGACATGGCAAGACGGCACGCGGAAGTGCTGCTCGACGTCCTGCGCGGCGAAAGCTTCGCCGAACCCAATCCGCGACCGATGTTTCCCAACCCGCCCGGCCTGCTGCGCCTCGAGCCGCATTCGGATGGCTTGAGAGAGCGCATCTGGTGGGGCGCAAGCTCGAACGCCACGGCCGTCTGGGCCGCAAAGCTTGGCATGAACCTGCAAAGTTCGACGCTGAAGGACGACGAAACAGGCCTGCCATTCCACGTCCAGCAGGCCGACCAGATCCGCGCCTACCGGGAGGCCTGGAAGGCGGCGGGCCACACGCGCGAGCCGCGAGTCTCGGTCAGCCGCAGCATCTTTGCGTTGGTGGATGATCGCGACCGGATGTATTTCGGCGGCGGAAACAAGCAGGAAGACCAGATCGGCTTCATCGACGACAAGACACGGGCGATCTTCGGGCGCAGCTACGCTGCAGCACCCGACGTTCTGGTCGAGCAACTGGCGAAGGACGAGGCGATCGCCGAGGCCGACACGCTGCTACTGACGGTCCCGAACCAGCTTGGCGTCGAATACAACGCCCATGTGATCGAAGCGATCCTCAAGCATGTCTCGCCGGCGCTTGGTTGGCGCTAA
- a CDS encoding ABC transporter substrate-binding protein — translation MTFHPRNLLLSAAVTLGLAAPAAAADAVTLRYLASQGGLSAHELAQELGYFDGTGITIESVGFATGGPASLIALASGDVEIGSAATSAVLNSIISGNDFVAAYPSNGINDEVQSIFYVLEDSPIKSIKDIAGKSIAVNTLGAHLDYTIREALHSVGLPTDAANQVVVPGPQLEQVLRSGQVDISAFGYWQTTFEGAARKNGGLRAIFDDTDVLGEIAGGFVVLRRDFVKDHPEAAKTFVLQSARALDYAREHPQETKEILAKALKARGENPDIAQYFRGYGVRAGGLPVERDLQFWIDVLVREGKLKQDQLTPKDVLFAVDGATASN, via the coding sequence ATGACCTTCCATCCCCGCAATCTCCTTCTCTCGGCAGCCGTCACGCTTGGCCTTGCGGCGCCGGCCGCCGCCGCCGACGCCGTCACGCTGCGTTATCTCGCCAGCCAGGGCGGCCTGTCGGCCCATGAACTCGCGCAGGAACTCGGCTATTTCGACGGCACCGGCATCACGATCGAGAGCGTCGGCTTTGCCACCGGCGGGCCGGCGTCGCTGATCGCGCTTGCATCCGGCGATGTCGAGATCGGCAGCGCGGCGACCTCGGCCGTGCTGAACTCGATCATCAGCGGCAACGACTTTGTCGCCGCCTATCCCTCCAACGGCATCAATGACGAGGTGCAGTCGATCTTCTACGTGTTGGAAGACAGCCCGATCAAAAGCATCAAGGACATCGCCGGCAAGAGCATTGCGGTGAACACGCTCGGTGCTCACCTCGACTATACGATCCGCGAGGCGCTGCATTCGGTCGGCTTGCCGACGGACGCGGCCAATCAGGTCGTCGTTCCCGGCCCGCAGCTGGAGCAGGTCCTGCGCTCCGGCCAGGTGGATATCTCCGCCTTCGGCTATTGGCAGACGACCTTCGAAGGGGCGGCCCGCAAGAACGGCGGCCTGCGCGCCATCTTCGACGACACCGACGTGCTCGGCGAGATCGCCGGCGGCTTCGTCGTTCTGCGACGCGACTTCGTGAAGGACCATCCCGAAGCGGCAAAGACCTTCGTGCTGCAGTCGGCCCGTGCGCTCGACTATGCCCGCGAACATCCGCAGGAAACGAAGGAGATCCTGGCGAAGGCCCTGAAGGCCCGCGGCGAGAATCCCGACATCGCCCAGTACTTCCGCGGCTATGGCGTGCGGGCCGGTGGCCTGCCGGTCGAGCGTGACCTTCAGTTCTGGATCGACGTGCTGGTGCGCGAGGGCAAGCTCAAGCAGGACCAGTTGACGCCGAAGGACGTGCTCTTTGCCGTCGATGGCGCAACGGCCAGCAACTGA